In a single window of the Acyrthosiphon pisum isolate AL4f chromosome X, pea_aphid_22Mar2018_4r6ur, whole genome shotgun sequence genome:
- the LOC107884821 gene encoding uncharacterized protein LOC107884821 isoform X1, with translation MPNEWKRKLLNSVVDSQLLYAAPVCISRESAVARAKTNLIRPQRVSALRTIRAYRTVSDEASLVLASTVPADLLDPEQSSATTETPSVTTCIPSWRTDRAQPTSRTSSAGRHSTTFQLTQTKGQLY, from the coding sequence ATGCCCAATGAGTGGAAAAGAAAGCTGCTCAACTCCGTGGTAGACAGTCAGTTGCTGTACGCCGCCCCAGTTTGTATCAGCAGAGAATCCGCGGTAGCCAGGGCCAAAACGAACCTGATCCGTCCACAGAGAGTATCGGCGCTGAGAACCATCCGTGCATACCGCACCGTCTCCGACGAGGCGTCCCTGGTCCTCGCCTCTACGGTTCCGGCCGATTTACTCGACCCCGAACAATCGAGTGCGACTACTGAAACGCCCTCTGTGACCACCTGTATACCCAGTTGGCGCACAGACCGTGCACAGCCGACATCCAGGACATCATCTGCGGGCCGCCATTCGACCACCTTCCAGCTGACCCAGACGAAAGGACAGCTATATTGA